A genome region from Sphingobacteriaceae bacterium GW460-11-11-14-LB5 includes the following:
- a CDS encoding peptidase M16, giving the protein MVDFNRFTLANGLKVLVHEDATTPMAVLNILYDVGARDEDPEKTGFAHLFEHLMFGGSINIPNYDEPLQRVGGENNAFTSNDITNYYITLPAENIETAFWLESDRMLSLAFSEKSLDTQRNVVSEEFKQRYLNQPYGDVWLKLRPLAYKKHAYRWATIGKELSHIENATMEDVKAFFKKHYTPQNAILVVGGNVKTEAVKKLAEKWFEPIPAGDKYNRDLVQEEPQTEARAETVQANVPLNALYMAFKMPGRLSQDYYAFDLLSDILSRGQSSRLYNSLLKEQKLFSDINAYISSSLDPGLFIVEGKLVEGVTIERAEKAIWVELEKLKAELVSETELTKVKNKVESVLVFSEMSLLDKAMNLAYYELLGDAALLNQETEAFLKVKAEDIKRISNETFQTNSSSTLYYLTEENA; this is encoded by the coding sequence ATGGTAGATTTTAATCGTTTTACACTAGCTAACGGGTTAAAAGTTTTGGTGCATGAAGATGCAACTACTCCGATGGCAGTTCTGAATATTTTGTATGATGTAGGCGCACGCGATGAGGATCCGGAAAAAACGGGTTTTGCGCATTTGTTTGAGCATTTAATGTTTGGGGGATCAATCAATATCCCCAATTATGACGAGCCTTTACAACGCGTAGGAGGTGAGAACAACGCTTTTACCAGTAACGATATTACTAATTATTACATCACGCTGCCTGCTGAAAATATAGAAACTGCATTCTGGCTGGAGAGCGACCGCATGTTGAGTCTGGCTTTTTCTGAAAAAAGTTTAGATACCCAGCGAAATGTAGTAAGTGAGGAATTTAAACAACGTTATCTTAATCAGCCTTATGGCGATGTTTGGTTAAAGTTGCGTCCATTAGCTTATAAAAAGCATGCTTACCGCTGGGCAACCATCGGGAAAGAACTTTCGCATATCGAAAATGCGACCATGGAAGATGTGAAAGCATTTTTCAAGAAACATTATACCCCACAAAATGCGATTTTGGTAGTGGGTGGCAATGTGAAAACCGAAGCGGTAAAAAAACTGGCCGAAAAATGGTTCGAACCTATTCCCGCCGGAGATAAATACAACCGCGATTTGGTACAGGAGGAACCTCAAACTGAAGCCAGAGCCGAAACTGTTCAGGCGAATGTGCCATTAAACGCGCTTTATATGGCTTTTAAAATGCCAGGGCGATTAAGTCAGGATTATTATGCCTTTGATTTATTATCGGATATTTTATCACGGGGACAGTCTTCGCGTTTGTACAATAGCCTGTTAAAGGAACAGAAACTTTTTAGCGATATCAACGCTTATATTTCGAGCAGTTTAGATCCGGGTTTGTTTATTGTTGAAGGTAAACTGGTGGAAGGTGTAACTATCGAAAGGGCAGAAAAAGCAATCTGGGTTGAACTGGAAAAATTAAAAGCCGAGCTGGTTTCTGAAACTGAATTAACTAAAGTGAAGAACAAGGTAGAATCGGTACTTGTTTTTTCTGAAATGAGCCTGTTAGATAAAGCGATGAACCTGGCTTATTACGAATTACTTGGAGATGCGGCTTTATTGAACCAGGAAACCGAAGCATTTTTAAAGGTTAAAGCCGAAGATATTAAACGGATATCTAACGAAACTTTCCAAACCAATTCATCGTCAACTTTATATTATTTAACTGAAGAAAATGCTTAA